Proteins encoded by one window of Nicotiana tabacum cultivar K326 chromosome 10, ASM71507v2, whole genome shotgun sequence:
- the LOC107822061 gene encoding uncharacterized protein LOC107822061 has product MDTYVSANGKEGDNLSRHSIVKKLKGCYQYPGVEIVRALPQLPTKPSDSLGPVTPDSIREGGDHADVCWSPVSSLPRTLCFNSQQYGNLVYSNEGSPRTPKGLVFNPFAPGPDELMLAPQCKKYLGDSRTKVMRQLNFEELLNFDNSVDHTDNMGSVSEDEMLFESLYNSLLEFISSKQTEGLQAKASTPLSDSDGYKTPSYAPRLSGVADTCPDAPRRPANRFRNIDKGLCKKLTF; this is encoded by the coding sequence ATGGACACCTATGTCAGTGCCAATGGAAAAGAGGGGGATAATTTGTCTCGGCATTCCATTGTTAAGAAATTGAAGGGCTGTTATCAGTATCCAGGAGTGGAAATTGTTAGAGCATTGCCTCAATTGCCAACAAAACCATCTGATTCTCTCGGTCCAGTCACTCCTGATTCCATTCGGGAAGGTGGTGACCACGCAGATGTGTGCTGGTCACCAGTGTCTTCTCTTCCGAGGACTCTTTGCTTCAATTCTCAACAATATGGCAACCTGGTTTATTCAAACGAAGGAAGTCCACGAACTCCAAAGGGGTTGGTCTTTAATCCATTTGCTCCTGGACCAGATGAACTCATGCTTGCCCCGCAGTGCAAGAAATATTTAGGAGATTCACGAACCAAAGTGATGCGTCAGCTTAACTTTGAGGAGTTGCTGAATTTTGATAATAGTGTTGATCATACAGACAATATGGGATCCGTCTCAGAGGATGAGATGCTATTTGAATCGTTGTACAATTCTCTTCTAGAATTTATTTCCTCAAAACAAACAGAGGGTCTTCAGGCTAAAGCCTCAACTCCACTTTCAGATTCTGATGGATACAAGACACCTAGCTATGCACCTCGTCTTAGTGGAGTTGCTGATACTTGCCCCGATGCTCCTAGGAGGCCTGCAAATCGATTTAGAAATATTGACAAGGGATTATGTAAAAAGCTTACATTTTGA